From Solanum lycopersicum chromosome 8, SLM_r2.1, the proteins below share one genomic window:
- the CKX1 gene encoding cytokinin oxidase/dehydrogenase-like isoform X2 has protein sequence MLACLVERLVADNDTDSIPDPEKSVDIHGVLKDLNIEGSIDYGVTAISLGSTDFGGLYSEKPLAVIRPAGADDVVRVIRRALESPTLTVAARGNGHSINGQAMAHHGLVIDMKSMADNNRIDVNVNFMYVDVGGGALWSDVLKHCVLKYGLAPKSWTDYLDLTVGGTLSNAGVSGQTFRFGPQTSTVTELEVVTGTGEKIVSSNSQNSQLFFSVLGGLGQFGIITRARVLLQPAPDMVRWVRVVYSEFHEFSSDAELLITNPESFDYVEGFVFVNSDDPVNGWLSVPLDSNQTFDPTHLPKKIGPLLYCLEVALHYNKHEDPFIVNMMIEKLLGKLRYLKHFRYEIDLTYMNFLSRVDHVEEAARGSGIWSTPHPWLNMFVSKKDIDAFNRIVFQNILRNGINGPILTYPLLRSKATWMSNGLS, from the exons ATGTTAGCTTGTTTAGTTGAACGATTGGTAGCGGACAACGACACTGATTCGATACCTGATCCTGAAAAAAGTGTTGACATACATGGTGTTTTGAAAGACTTGAATATTGAAGGAAGCATTGATTATGGAGTTACGGCGATAAGTTTAGGCAGTACAGATTTCGGCGGCTTATATTCAGAGAAGCCTTTAGCCGTTATACGTCCAGCCGGAGCCGATGACGTTGTGCGGGTGATTAGGCGAGCGTTAGAGTCACCAACATTAACTGTAGCGGCGAGAGGCAACGGTCATTCCATTAACGGCCAAGCTATGGCCCACCATGGACTGGTAATCGATATGAAATCAATGGCTGATAATAACAGAATCGACGTAAATGTCAATTTCATGTACGTCGATGTTGGTGGTGGAGCATTATGGAGTGATGTATTGAAACATTGCGTTTTGAAATACGGCTTGGCTCCTAAATCGTGGACGGATTATCTTGATTTAACCGTCGGAGGTACTCTGTCTAATGCCGGCGTTAGTGGTCAAACTTTCCGATTTGGGCCCCAAACGTCAACTGTAACGGAATTGGAAGTTGTTACCGGAACCGGAGAAAAAATCGTCTCTTCAAATTCTCAAAATTCTCAACTATTCTTCTCTGTTCTTGGTGGACTTGGTCAGTTTGGTATCATTACTAGAGCTCGGGTTTTGCTTCAACCCGCCCCAGATATG GTGAGATGGGTAAGAGTGGTATATAGTGAATTTCACGAATTCAGTAGTGATGCTGAGTTATTGATAACAAACCCAGAATCTTTTGATTATGTGGAAGGATTTGTATTCGTGAATAGTGATGACCCGGTAAATGGATGGTTATCAGTGCCATTAGATTCAAATCAAACATTTGACCCGACCCATTTACCCAAGAAAATTGGTCCGCTTTTGTATTGTCTTGAAGTGGCGTTGCATTATAACAAGCATGAAGATCCCTTCATTGTAAATATG ATGATTGAGAAATTGCTAGGcaaattgagatatttgaagCATTTTAGATACGAAATCGACTTGACTTATATGAATTTCTTATCACGAGTTGATCATGTAGAAGAAGCGGCTAGAGGTAGTGGTATATGGTCTACACCTCATCCATGGCTTAACATGTTTGTTTCCAAGAAAGATATTGATGCATTCAATCGAATTGTGTTTCAAAATATCTTAAGAAATGGTATCAATGGCCCTATATTAACCTATCCTCTCCTGCGTAGCAa AGCCACGTGGATGTCTAATGGACTCAGCTAG
- the CKX1 gene encoding cytokinin oxidase/dehydrogenase-like — MLACLVERLVADNDTDSIPDPEKSVDIHGVLKDLNIEGSIDYGVTAISLGSTDFGGLYSEKPLAVIRPAGADDVVRVIRRALESPTLTVAARGNGHSINGQAMAHHGLVIDMKSMADNNRIDVNVNFMYVDVGGGALWSDVLKHCVLKYGLAPKSWTDYLDLTVGGTLSNAGVSGQTFRFGPQTSTVTELEVVTGTGEKIVSSNSQNSQLFFSVLGGLGQFGIITRARVLLQPAPDMVRWVRVVYSEFHEFSSDAELLITNPESFDYVEGFVFVNSDDPVNGWLSVPLDSNQTFDPTHLPKKIGPLLYCLEVALHYNKHEDPFIVNMMIEKLLGKLRYLKHFRYEIDLTYMNFLSRVDHVEEAARGSGIWSTPHPWLNMFVSKKDIDAFNRIVFQNILRNGINGPILTYPLLRSKWDNRWSVALPKNEIFYLVALLRFSHAHPTESEINQMVAQNEEIVQTCIKNGFDFKMYLPHYNSTVEWKRHFGDQWGRFVNRKRQFDPKYVLAPGQKIFTRNHQF; from the exons ATGTTAGCTTGTTTAGTTGAACGATTGGTAGCGGACAACGACACTGATTCGATACCTGATCCTGAAAAAAGTGTTGACATACATGGTGTTTTGAAAGACTTGAATATTGAAGGAAGCATTGATTATGGAGTTACGGCGATAAGTTTAGGCAGTACAGATTTCGGCGGCTTATATTCAGAGAAGCCTTTAGCCGTTATACGTCCAGCCGGAGCCGATGACGTTGTGCGGGTGATTAGGCGAGCGTTAGAGTCACCAACATTAACTGTAGCGGCGAGAGGCAACGGTCATTCCATTAACGGCCAAGCTATGGCCCACCATGGACTGGTAATCGATATGAAATCAATGGCTGATAATAACAGAATCGACGTAAATGTCAATTTCATGTACGTCGATGTTGGTGGTGGAGCATTATGGAGTGATGTATTGAAACATTGCGTTTTGAAATACGGCTTGGCTCCTAAATCGTGGACGGATTATCTTGATTTAACCGTCGGAGGTACTCTGTCTAATGCCGGCGTTAGTGGTCAAACTTTCCGATTTGGGCCCCAAACGTCAACTGTAACGGAATTGGAAGTTGTTACCGGAACCGGAGAAAAAATCGTCTCTTCAAATTCTCAAAATTCTCAACTATTCTTCTCTGTTCTTGGTGGACTTGGTCAGTTTGGTATCATTACTAGAGCTCGGGTTTTGCTTCAACCCGCCCCAGATATG GTGAGATGGGTAAGAGTGGTATATAGTGAATTTCACGAATTCAGTAGTGATGCTGAGTTATTGATAACAAACCCAGAATCTTTTGATTATGTGGAAGGATTTGTATTCGTGAATAGTGATGACCCGGTAAATGGATGGTTATCAGTGCCATTAGATTCAAATCAAACATTTGACCCGACCCATTTACCCAAGAAAATTGGTCCGCTTTTGTATTGTCTTGAAGTGGCGTTGCATTATAACAAGCATGAAGATCCCTTCATTGTAAATATG ATGATTGAGAAATTGCTAGGcaaattgagatatttgaagCATTTTAGATACGAAATCGACTTGACTTATATGAATTTCTTATCACGAGTTGATCATGTAGAAGAAGCGGCTAGAGGTAGTGGTATATGGTCTACACCTCATCCATGGCTTAACATGTTTGTTTCCAAGAAAGATATTGATGCATTCAATCGAATTGTGTTTCAAAATATCTTAAGAAATGGTATCAATGGCCCTATATTAACCTATCCTCTCCTGCGTAGCAa GTGGGATAATCGATGGTCAGTGGCGTtaccaaaaaatgaaatattttatttagtggCTTTGCTAAGGTTTAGCCATGCACATCCAACAGAGTCAGAAATAAATCAAATGGTGGCACAAAATGAGGAGATTGTACAAACTTGTATCAAGAatggatttgattttaaaatgtatCTACCTCATTACAACTCCACAGTTGAATGGAAAAGGCACTTTGGGGATCAATGGGGAAGATTTGTCAACAGAAAGAGGCAGTTTGATCCAAAGTATGTCCTTGCACCTggccaaaaaatatttactagaaATCACCAATtctaa
- the CKX1 gene encoding cytokinin oxidase/dehydrogenase-like isoform X1 produces MLACLVERLVADNDTDSIPDPEKSVDIHGVLKDLNIEGSIDYGVTAISLGSTDFGGLYSEKPLAVIRPAGADDVVRVIRRALESPTLTVAARGNGHSINGQAMAHHGLVIDMKSMADNNRIDVNVNFMYVDVGGGALWSDVLKHCVLKYGLAPKSWTDYLDLTVGGTLSNAGVSGQTFRFGPQTSTVTELEVVTGTGEKIVSSNSQNSQLFFSVLGGLGQFGIITRARVLLQPAPDMMIEKLLGKLRYLKHFRYEIDLTYMNFLSRVDHVEEAARGSGIWSTPHPWLNMFVSKKDIDAFNRIVFQNILRNGINGPILTYPLLRSKWDNRWSVALPKNEIFYLVALLRFSHAHPTESEINQMVAQNEEIVQTCIKNGFDFKMYLPHYNSTVEWKRHFGDQWGRFVNRKRQFDPKYVLAPGQKIFTRNHQF; encoded by the exons ATGTTAGCTTGTTTAGTTGAACGATTGGTAGCGGACAACGACACTGATTCGATACCTGATCCTGAAAAAAGTGTTGACATACATGGTGTTTTGAAAGACTTGAATATTGAAGGAAGCATTGATTATGGAGTTACGGCGATAAGTTTAGGCAGTACAGATTTCGGCGGCTTATATTCAGAGAAGCCTTTAGCCGTTATACGTCCAGCCGGAGCCGATGACGTTGTGCGGGTGATTAGGCGAGCGTTAGAGTCACCAACATTAACTGTAGCGGCGAGAGGCAACGGTCATTCCATTAACGGCCAAGCTATGGCCCACCATGGACTGGTAATCGATATGAAATCAATGGCTGATAATAACAGAATCGACGTAAATGTCAATTTCATGTACGTCGATGTTGGTGGTGGAGCATTATGGAGTGATGTATTGAAACATTGCGTTTTGAAATACGGCTTGGCTCCTAAATCGTGGACGGATTATCTTGATTTAACCGTCGGAGGTACTCTGTCTAATGCCGGCGTTAGTGGTCAAACTTTCCGATTTGGGCCCCAAACGTCAACTGTAACGGAATTGGAAGTTGTTACCGGAACCGGAGAAAAAATCGTCTCTTCAAATTCTCAAAATTCTCAACTATTCTTCTCTGTTCTTGGTGGACTTGGTCAGTTTGGTATCATTACTAGAGCTCGGGTTTTGCTTCAACCCGCCCCAGATATG ATGATTGAGAAATTGCTAGGcaaattgagatatttgaagCATTTTAGATACGAAATCGACTTGACTTATATGAATTTCTTATCACGAGTTGATCATGTAGAAGAAGCGGCTAGAGGTAGTGGTATATGGTCTACACCTCATCCATGGCTTAACATGTTTGTTTCCAAGAAAGATATTGATGCATTCAATCGAATTGTGTTTCAAAATATCTTAAGAAATGGTATCAATGGCCCTATATTAACCTATCCTCTCCTGCGTAGCAa GTGGGATAATCGATGGTCAGTGGCGTtaccaaaaaatgaaatattttatttagtggCTTTGCTAAGGTTTAGCCATGCACATCCAACAGAGTCAGAAATAAATCAAATGGTGGCACAAAATGAGGAGATTGTACAAACTTGTATCAAGAatggatttgattttaaaatgtatCTACCTCATTACAACTCCACAGTTGAATGGAAAAGGCACTTTGGGGATCAATGGGGAAGATTTGTCAACAGAAAGAGGCAGTTTGATCCAAAGTATGTCCTTGCACCTggccaaaaaatatttactagaaATCACCAATtctaa